A DNA window from Kitasatospora viridis contains the following coding sequences:
- the tatA gene encoding Sec-independent protein translocase subunit TatA — translation MLRNGLEPWHILVVVAVVVLLFGSKKLPDMARGLGKSMRILKAETAALREEGSAPATTEEATTGAENAPSSGGHPAIARPERPERPAQPARSEQAARTDRPA, via the coding sequence GTGCTGCGCAACGGTCTGGAGCCCTGGCACATCCTGGTAGTAGTGGCCGTGGTGGTCCTGCTCTTCGGCTCCAAGAAGCTGCCCGACATGGCCCGCGGACTCGGCAAGTCGATGCGCATCCTGAAGGCCGAAACGGCGGCCCTGCGCGAGGAGGGCTCGGCCCCAGCCACGACGGAGGAAGCGACGACGGGAGCGGAGAACGCCCCATCGTCCGGCGGCCACCCGGCGATCGCGAGGCCCGAACGGCCCGAACGGCCCGCACAGCCCGCCCGTTCCGAGCAGGCCGCTCGCACCGACCGCCCGGCCTGA
- a CDS encoding glycerate kinase, with amino-acid sequence MRVVCAPDKLRGSLDAAQAAAALAAGVRAAGGTAVEHPLADGGEGSRATVQAALGGTLAQVDTVDALGRPMTAPVGLLDGGDAVIEAAETIGWEALATAGPDVLRASSAGLAPPLLAAVERGARRIVVFLGGTATMDGGTGLLAALGAELLDEAGNRLRGCGADLARIHTIDLAPARRRLSGVELLAAADVASPLFGPEGAAHVFGPQKGADPETVGLLDDGLRRLAPLLPGAATAEGAGAAGGLGAALIALGAELVAGAGLIRQLTRFEERLLTADLCLTAEGKVDAGSDAGKTTRGVVDACAAATVPCVVLGGTLSPGADLLYGRGATAVLPIGPGPRDLDTALRQAAADLTRTAYAVCRLAGAGVAAHPTRG; translated from the coding sequence ATGCGCGTTGTCTGCGCTCCCGACAAGCTCCGCGGCTCGCTCGATGCTGCCCAGGCCGCCGCCGCGCTCGCCGCGGGCGTCCGCGCGGCGGGCGGCACAGCGGTGGAACACCCGCTCGCCGACGGCGGCGAGGGATCGCGCGCCACGGTGCAGGCGGCTCTCGGCGGCACGCTCGCCCAGGTGGACACCGTCGACGCGCTCGGCCGTCCCATGACGGCGCCGGTCGGCCTGCTCGACGGCGGCGACGCCGTGATCGAGGCGGCCGAGACGATCGGCTGGGAAGCGCTGGCCACCGCCGGCCCCGACGTGCTGCGCGCCTCCAGTGCGGGCCTGGCGCCTCCGCTCCTGGCCGCAGTCGAACGGGGCGCCCGGCGCATCGTCGTCTTCCTCGGCGGCACCGCGACCATGGATGGCGGCACCGGGCTGCTCGCCGCCCTCGGGGCCGAACTCCTCGATGAGGCCGGGAACCGGCTGCGGGGCTGCGGCGCGGACCTGGCCCGGATCCACACCATTGACCTCGCGCCCGCCCGTCGGCGGCTGTCGGGGGTGGAACTGCTGGCTGCCGCCGATGTCGCCAGTCCGCTCTTCGGGCCGGAGGGCGCCGCCCACGTCTTCGGTCCGCAGAAGGGCGCGGACCCGGAGACGGTCGGGCTGTTGGACGACGGCCTACGACGGCTCGCGCCGCTGCTGCCCGGAGCCGCCACGGCCGAGGGGGCCGGTGCGGCCGGCGGCCTGGGTGCCGCGTTGATCGCGCTGGGCGCCGAACTGGTAGCGGGGGCGGGCCTGATCCGCCAGCTCACCCGGTTCGAGGAGCGGCTGCTCACCGCCGACCTCTGCCTCACCGCTGAAGGCAAGGTGGATGCGGGATCCGACGCGGGCAAGACCACCCGCGGAGTCGTGGACGCGTGCGCGGCCGCAACCGTGCCCTGCGTCGTGCTCGGCGGCACGCTCAGTCCGGGCGCCGACCTGCTCTACGGTCGCGGCGCCACCGCCGTGTTGCCGATCGGGCCGGGTCCCCGAGACCTCGACACCGCGCTGCGGCAGGCCGCCGCCGACCTCACCAGGACGGCCTATGCGGTCTGCCGGCTCGCTGGTGCCGGGGTAGCCGCGCACCCGACCCGGGGGTAG
- a CDS encoding GntR family transcriptional regulator: MASRPQATSLIDALVSELREQLLDGRLPGGTVLVETDIAGRYEVARPTAKAAIERLTGEGLLRRDAHRSARVPTFEAEDVADLYYVRTCVERQAMRELAQRQLVPAAAQEAQDEIRRLAEAQDSAVASVEPDIRFHRALIDALDSPRLSRTHASIMAEMRLCMAQVQTYKLLRVSEIADEHDAILTAITSGDPERAGQALTLHLTRASERLRTRIG, encoded by the coding sequence ATGGCCAGCCGCCCCCAGGCGACGTCCCTCATCGACGCGCTCGTCAGCGAGCTGCGCGAACAGCTCCTCGACGGCCGACTGCCCGGTGGCACGGTGCTCGTCGAGACGGACATCGCCGGGCGCTACGAGGTGGCCCGGCCGACCGCCAAAGCGGCCATCGAACGCCTGACGGGCGAAGGACTGCTGCGGCGCGACGCCCACCGCAGTGCCCGGGTCCCGACATTCGAGGCCGAGGACGTCGCCGACCTCTACTACGTCCGCACCTGTGTCGAGCGCCAGGCCATGCGCGAGCTGGCACAGCGTCAACTCGTACCGGCCGCAGCCCAGGAGGCGCAGGACGAGATCCGCCGGCTCGCCGAGGCGCAGGATTCCGCCGTCGCCTCCGTCGAGCCGGACATCCGCTTCCACCGCGCGCTGATCGACGCCTTGGACAGCCCGCGCCTGAGCCGGACCCACGCCTCGATCATGGCCGAGATGCGGCTGTGCATGGCCCAGGTTCAGACCTACAAGCTGCTCCGCGTCTCCGAGATCGCCGACGAGCACGACGCGATCCTCACCGCGATCACCAGCGGCGACCCGGAACGCGCGGGCCAGGCCCTCACCCTCCACCTCACTCGCGCCAGCGAGCGCCTGCGCACCCGGATCGGCTGA
- a CDS encoding GlcG/HbpS family heme-binding protein, with protein sequence MNPKTMSTRSRIIAGALVAAVAGTVTVGAVSANADQPETPAVAVAAKANTSDRNVTTVPVLTIDAATKAAEASLAAANKAGQHVSVAVVDRDGVTRVLLKGDGAGPQSAESATRKAFTAVSWNAPTSELAKRLAQAPGLKDIPNTLFLAGGAPVQSKGAPIAAIGVAGAPSGDQDEQFAEAGVATLGG encoded by the coding sequence ATGAACCCGAAGACCATGAGTACGCGCAGCCGGATCATCGCCGGAGCGCTCGTCGCGGCGGTCGCCGGCACGGTCACCGTCGGCGCCGTGTCGGCCAACGCCGACCAGCCCGAGACCCCGGCGGTGGCCGTCGCCGCCAAGGCGAACACCTCGGACCGGAACGTCACCACCGTGCCGGTGCTGACCATCGATGCGGCGACCAAGGCCGCCGAGGCCTCGCTCGCCGCGGCGAACAAGGCCGGCCAGCACGTCTCGGTCGCCGTGGTGGACCGCGACGGCGTGACCAGGGTCCTGCTCAAGGGCGACGGAGCCGGTCCCCAGTCCGCGGAGTCGGCCACCCGCAAGGCGTTCACCGCGGTCTCCTGGAACGCCCCGACCTCCGAGCTGGCCAAGCGCCTCGCCCAGGCCCCGGGCCTGAAGGACATCCCGAACACGCTGTTCCTCGCCGGTGGCGCCCCCGTCCAGTCGAAGGGCGCCCCGATCGCGGCCATCGGCGTGGCCGGTGCCCCTAGCGGCGACCAGGACGAGCAGTTCGCCGAGGCGGGGGTGGCGACCCTGGGCGGCTGA
- a CDS encoding sensor histidine kinase translates to MRNPIDLATDRDAERDARWLVIALQAAFVLLLTASLTRYLSHHGGSALAPWVVALSAALAAVQLLGARRRSPANLAAVVALWVLLVLLAPSFAWCAVPLIYGVLRTLRARAAIPLVAAFTALVVVAELRLANGFDTSALLVPTSVAGLATAVFQYMERQADRQRRLIVDLVLTRRELAATERREGTLAERERLAREIHDTLAQGLSSQRMLLQAADRTWDRDPKLARRHVRTATQIAARNLAEARRFVRDLAPVELADGSPLEAALRALAERESTESGLPVRFQLDGIPVPLPAAARNALFRVAQGALANIREHADASTAALTLSYLDDQTVLDITDDGRGLPLTGTMQSDSEEDRGYGLPAMQARLKQLGGALAIESTPGDGTVLSATIPLEVP, encoded by the coding sequence GTGCGGAACCCGATCGACCTGGCCACCGACCGTGACGCCGAGCGCGATGCCCGGTGGCTCGTGATCGCCTTGCAGGCCGCCTTCGTGCTGCTGCTCACCGCGTCGCTCACCCGCTACCTGAGCCACCACGGGGGTTCCGCACTCGCCCCCTGGGTGGTCGCGCTCAGCGCGGCGCTGGCCGCCGTCCAACTCCTCGGCGCCCGCCGGCGTAGCCCGGCGAACCTCGCCGCGGTGGTGGCGCTCTGGGTGCTGCTGGTGCTGCTCGCGCCGAGCTTCGCGTGGTGCGCGGTCCCGCTGATCTACGGCGTGCTGCGCACTCTGCGCGCCCGGGCCGCGATCCCACTGGTCGCCGCGTTCACCGCGCTCGTCGTGGTGGCCGAGCTCCGGCTCGCGAACGGTTTCGACACCTCGGCGCTGCTGGTGCCGACCTCGGTGGCCGGCCTGGCGACCGCCGTCTTCCAGTACATGGAGCGTCAGGCCGACCGGCAGCGCCGACTGATCGTCGACCTGGTGCTGACGAGGCGCGAGCTCGCGGCCACCGAGCGGCGCGAGGGCACCCTGGCCGAACGCGAGCGGCTGGCCCGCGAGATCCACGACACCCTCGCCCAAGGGCTGTCCAGCCAACGGATGCTGCTCCAGGCCGCCGATCGCACCTGGGACCGGGATCCCAAGCTCGCCCGGCGGCACGTCCGCACCGCGACGCAGATCGCCGCACGGAACCTGGCGGAGGCCCGCCGGTTCGTCCGTGACCTGGCCCCGGTCGAGCTCGCCGACGGAAGCCCGCTGGAGGCCGCGCTCCGTGCGCTGGCCGAGCGCGAGAGCACCGAGAGCGGCCTGCCGGTCCGCTTCCAACTCGACGGCATCCCGGTGCCGCTGCCCGCCGCCGCCCGCAACGCCCTCTTCCGGGTCGCCCAGGGCGCCCTCGCCAACATCAGGGAGCACGCAGACGCCTCCACCGCCGCACTGACCCTGTCCTACCTCGACGACCAGACCGTCCTGGACATCACCGACGACGGGCGCGGTCTTCCGCTCACCGGCACCATGCAGTCCGACTCGGAGGAAGACCGCGGCTACGGCCTCCCCGCGATGCAGGCCCGCCTGAAACAGCTGGGCGGTGCACTCGCAATCGAGAGCACACCCGGCGATGGCACTGTCCTGTCCGCGACGATCCCGTTGGAGGTTCCATGA
- a CDS encoding response regulator: MTTNPLAETPTKGLRLLICDDHAVVRAGLLALLASDEAIDVVGEASNGEQAVTLAAQLHPQVVLMDLQLGPGIDGVTATAQITSAPNPPNVLVLTTYDTDADIARAIAAGAAGYLLKAEPPEELFNAIHAAARGHTALFSRPVASRVLAQMRSPSPRLTDREQDILNQLGQGLGNREISRALYISEATVKTHLSRIYTKLGVETRAGAVAVAKERRLLR; the protein is encoded by the coding sequence ATGACGACAAACCCGCTGGCCGAGACGCCCACGAAGGGCCTGCGGCTGCTCATCTGCGACGACCACGCGGTGGTGCGGGCCGGGTTGCTGGCCCTGCTCGCCAGTGACGAGGCGATCGATGTGGTGGGCGAGGCCAGCAACGGCGAACAGGCCGTCACCCTGGCTGCCCAGCTGCACCCGCAAGTGGTGCTGATGGACCTGCAGCTCGGCCCCGGGATCGACGGGGTCACCGCCACCGCGCAGATCACCTCCGCGCCCAACCCGCCCAACGTGCTGGTCCTGACCACCTACGACACCGACGCCGACATCGCGCGGGCCATTGCCGCGGGCGCCGCCGGCTACCTGCTGAAAGCAGAGCCGCCGGAGGAGCTGTTCAACGCGATCCACGCCGCCGCCCGCGGTCACACCGCCCTGTTCTCCCGGCCGGTCGCCTCCCGGGTGTTGGCCCAGATGCGCTCCCCGTCCCCCAGGCTCACCGACCGCGAGCAGGACATCCTCAACCAGCTCGGCCAGGGCCTGGGCAACCGCGAGATCTCCCGAGCCCTCTACATCAGCGAAGCCACCGTCAAAACCCACCTCAGCCGGATCTACACCAAGCTCGGGGTGGAGACCCGGGCCGGCGCTGTC